The following coding sequences lie in one Frigoribacterium sp. SL97 genomic window:
- a CDS encoding zinc-binding dehydrogenase produces the protein MVPGGSAVGQVVEADEHARAHDGRRLRPGMRVVWSGTVACGRCVPCHRGLTSACVSGERYGEERTRRSWQLSGTVASHVHLRRGTTVVVVADDVPAAVLAPVAGVTATAAEVLHRASSVLGLSGVPSLAGQVVVVSGAGAVGLVATAMATDAGARVVVVDPEEARRERSRAFGAVAVADPGAETGPHALSRVIASVDRSGRHRTVGLAFDGVAAASALVERVAVGGVVVLAGAAARGGEVGVSGARLVEGLVTVGGVRDAEPERLDSSVAWATEAWRRWPLGSLVGGTIPLAEVGTVLAAADVDDRLVGVEPG, from the coding sequence GTGGTGCCGGGCGGCTCGGCGGTCGGGCAGGTCGTCGAGGCCGACGAGCACGCCCGCGCCCACGACGGCCGACGGCTGCGGCCCGGCATGCGCGTCGTCTGGTCCGGCACGGTGGCGTGCGGTCGGTGCGTCCCGTGTCATCGGGGTCTGACCTCGGCCTGCGTCTCGGGGGAGCGGTACGGCGAGGAGCGCACGCGGCGCAGCTGGCAGTTGTCCGGCACGGTCGCGAGCCACGTGCACCTGCGCCGGGGGACCACCGTGGTGGTCGTCGCCGACGACGTGCCCGCGGCCGTGCTCGCCCCGGTGGCGGGCGTGACCGCGACGGCCGCGGAGGTGCTGCACCGCGCCTCCTCGGTGCTCGGACTCTCGGGGGTGCCGTCACTCGCGGGCCAGGTCGTCGTCGTGTCGGGAGCGGGTGCCGTCGGACTGGTCGCGACGGCGATGGCCACGGACGCCGGGGCGCGCGTCGTGGTCGTCGACCCTGAGGAGGCGCGGCGCGAGCGGTCGCGCGCGTTCGGCGCCGTCGCCGTGGCCGACCCCGGGGCGGAGACCGGGCCGCACGCCCTCTCTCGCGTGATCGCGTCGGTCGACCGGTCGGGGCGTCACCGCACGGTGGGGCTCGCCTTCGACGGGGTCGCGGCGGCGTCGGCCCTGGTCGAGCGGGTGGCCGTCGGGGGAGTCGTGGTGCTGGCGGGGGCGGCAGCGCGCGGCGGGGAGGTCGGCGTGAGCGGTGCCCGGCTGGTCGAGGGGCTCGTCACGGTCGGCGGCGTGCGCGACGCGGAGCCGGAGCGGCTCGACTCGTCCGTGGCGTGGGCGACCGAGGCGTGGCGGCGGTGGCCGCTGGGGTCGCTCGTGGGCGGGACGATCCCGCTGGCGGAGGTGGGCACGGTGCTCGCCGCGGCGGACGTGGACGACCGCCTGGTCGGGGTCGAGCCCGGGTAG
- a CDS encoding FadR/GntR family transcriptional regulator: MTPGLAASRERGLHARVVDVLGSEIVDGRLAVGSILNLDDLAVRFTVSRSVLREALRVLQSLGMVEPRQRIGTQVLPRTSWDLMNPQIILWRGRSPEYFVQMRELLELRLGLEPVAARLSALAFTPDQASAVEDAARTMVAAAASGDGRAYLEADVAFHTAVLRGSGNDVIGHFASTVEALLRTRTEERRFTITEYTPAAAGLHLDLALAIRAGDADEAFSRSWRLIDTTVDEFVAESGGSPAA; encoded by the coding sequence ATGACCCCCGGCCTCGCAGCATCACGAGAACGCGGCCTGCACGCCCGGGTGGTCGACGTCCTCGGAAGCGAGATCGTCGACGGTCGACTGGCCGTGGGCTCCATCCTGAACCTCGACGACCTGGCCGTCCGCTTCACGGTGTCCCGCTCGGTGCTGCGCGAGGCCCTCCGCGTGCTGCAGTCGCTCGGCATGGTCGAGCCGCGTCAGCGCATCGGCACGCAGGTGCTCCCCCGCACCTCGTGGGACCTCATGAACCCGCAGATCATCCTCTGGCGCGGTCGCAGTCCCGAGTACTTCGTCCAGATGCGCGAACTGCTCGAGCTGCGGCTCGGCCTCGAGCCGGTCGCGGCCCGACTGAGCGCGCTCGCGTTCACCCCCGACCAGGCCTCCGCCGTCGAGGACGCCGCCCGCACGATGGTCGCCGCCGCCGCGTCCGGTGACGGCCGCGCCTACCTCGAGGCCGACGTCGCGTTCCACACCGCCGTGCTGCGCGGCTCGGGCAACGACGTCATCGGCCATTTCGCGTCCACCGTCGAGGCCCTGCTGCGCACCCGGACCGAAGAGCGCCGCTTCACCATCACCGAGTACACGCCCGCGGCGGCCGGACTGCACCTCGACCTCGCCCTCGCGATCCGGGCCGGCGACGCCGACGAGGCCTTCTCCCGCTCGTGGCGGCTGATCGACACGACCGTCGACGAGTTCGTGGCCGAGTCGGGCGGCTCCCCCGCCGCCTGA
- a CDS encoding GntP family permease translates to MHLLAAATAAPTPSGTDAQLIIAALVGIVVIVGLITWLKVHPFLALLLGAVGVGIGAGLAPGDAVTSFGTGFGSTMTSVGILIGLGAMFGKLLSDSGGADRIVDTLISRSSQKALPWVMALIGALIGLPMFFEVGLVLLIPVIVLVARRSGLPLMRIAIPALAGLSAMHALVPPHPGPLLAVSTVGADLGLTLGLGVLVAIPTVIVAGPLFSTLAAKWAPVPVPDLFVSKEEDGGEGSARKRPSFVNALIGILLPVVLMLARSIREAALPTATGSWVDLLEFLGTPMVALTVAVLYAMVFYARAGGMDKAAVSKTLGSSLPDVAGILLIVGAGGGFKQVLIDTGIGTVIGDAVSESGVSVLLVAWVVAALVRVATGSATVATVTAAGIMAPLAADMSTPEASLLVLAIGAGSVFLSHVNDAGFWLIKEYLGTTVGQNFRTWSLMECVLSLTALAGVMLASVFI, encoded by the coding sequence ATGCACCTCCTCGCAGCGGCCACGGCCGCCCCCACGCCCTCGGGCACCGACGCGCAGTTGATCATCGCGGCCCTCGTGGGCATCGTCGTGATCGTCGGCCTCATCACCTGGCTCAAGGTCCACCCCTTCCTGGCGCTGCTGCTCGGCGCCGTCGGGGTCGGCATCGGCGCCGGCCTCGCCCCGGGCGACGCCGTCACGAGCTTCGGCACGGGCTTCGGATCGACCATGACGAGCGTCGGCATCCTGATCGGGCTCGGCGCGATGTTCGGCAAGCTGCTCAGCGACTCGGGCGGAGCGGACCGCATCGTCGACACCCTCATCTCGCGCTCGTCGCAGAAGGCGCTGCCCTGGGTGATGGCCCTGATCGGCGCGCTGATCGGCCTGCCGATGTTCTTCGAGGTCGGCCTCGTGCTGCTGATCCCCGTGATCGTGCTCGTCGCCCGCCGGTCGGGCCTGCCGCTCATGCGCATCGCGATCCCGGCGCTCGCCGGCCTCTCGGCGATGCACGCCCTCGTGCCCCCGCACCCCGGCCCGCTGCTCGCCGTCTCGACCGTGGGCGCCGACCTCGGCCTGACGCTCGGCCTCGGCGTGCTCGTCGCGATCCCCACGGTGATCGTCGCCGGCCCGCTGTTCTCGACGCTCGCCGCCAAGTGGGCGCCCGTGCCGGTCCCCGACCTCTTCGTCTCGAAGGAAGAGGACGGCGGCGAGGGCTCGGCCCGCAAGCGCCCGAGCTTCGTCAACGCCCTGATCGGCATCCTGTTGCCCGTCGTGCTCATGCTCGCGCGCTCGATCCGCGAGGCTGCGCTGCCCACGGCGACCGGCTCCTGGGTCGACCTGCTCGAGTTCCTCGGGACGCCGATGGTCGCGTTGACCGTCGCCGTGCTCTACGCGATGGTCTTCTACGCCCGCGCCGGGGGCATGGACAAGGCCGCCGTGTCGAAGACGCTCGGTTCGTCGCTGCCCGACGTCGCCGGCATCCTGCTCATCGTCGGCGCCGGTGGCGGGTTCAAGCAGGTCCTGATCGACACGGGCATCGGGACCGTGATCGGTGACGCGGTGTCGGAGTCGGGCGTGAGCGTCCTGCTCGTCGCCTGGGTGGTCGCGGCGCTCGTCCGCGTCGCCACCGGGTCGGCCACCGTCGCCACGGTCACGGCCGCCGGCATCATGGCCCCGCTCGCCGCCGACATGTCGACCCCCGAGGCGTCGCTGCTGGTGCTCGCCATCGGTGCGGGTTCGGTCTTCCTGTCGCACGTGAACGACGCCGGCTTCTGGCTGATCAAGGAGTACCTCGGCACCACGGTCGGCCAGAACTTCAGGACCTGGAGCCTGATGGAGTGCGTCCTCAGCCTCACGGCCCTCGCCGGGGTCATGCTCGCGAGCGTGTTCATCTGA
- a CDS encoding gluconokinase codes for MTVLENADPASSAAAPDAGGAVPAGGPYAADPVLVVMGVSGSGKSTVAALLAERLGWDSYEGDDLHPDENVEKMAAGTPLDDDDRAPWLDTVSSWIVEHALAGVPGVITCSALKRKYRDVLREHNVVFVYLRGSRDLLGDRMAAREGHFMPTALLDSQVATLEPPEADERHVVVDAGRSPEDEADDVIRALGLTPVA; via the coding sequence ATGACCGTCCTCGAGAACGCGGACCCCGCCTCCTCGGCTGCCGCGCCGGATGCGGGAGGCGCGGTGCCGGCGGGCGGTCCGTACGCCGCCGACCCCGTGCTCGTCGTCATGGGCGTGTCGGGTTCGGGCAAGTCGACCGTCGCGGCCCTGCTCGCCGAGCGGCTCGGCTGGGACTCGTACGAGGGCGACGACCTGCATCCCGACGAGAACGTCGAGAAGATGGCGGCCGGCACCCCGCTCGACGACGACGACCGGGCACCCTGGCTCGACACGGTCTCGTCCTGGATCGTCGAACACGCCCTGGCGGGCGTGCCCGGCGTGATCACCTGCTCGGCGCTGAAACGGAAGTACCGCGACGTGCTGCGCGAGCACAACGTCGTCTTCGTCTACCTGCGCGGCAGCCGCGACCTGCTCGGCGACCGCATGGCCGCCCGCGAGGGCCACTTCATGCCGACCGCCCTGCTCGACTCGCAGGTCGCGACGCTCGAACCGCCCGAGGCCGACGAGCGGCACGTCGTGGTCGACGCCGGCCGGTCGCCCGAGGACGAGGCCGACGACGTGATCCGGGCGCTGGGGCTGACGCCGGTCGCCTGA
- a CDS encoding GNAT family N-acetyltransferase has protein sequence MLTTDRLLLRRWHESDRAPFTALNADPEVMRYFPSTRTRAESDALVDRLDAAIEADGFGLWAVERRDSGAFVGFVGLSRPSFDPALVGQVEIGWRLAREAWGQGVATEAAREVVRFAFDPAGADLPALVSFTTATNEPSRRVMRRLGMTHDPADDFEHPALPPGHALRPHVLYRLSRAS, from the coding sequence GTGCTCACCACCGACCGCCTGCTGCTGCGCCGCTGGCACGAGTCCGACCGTGCGCCGTTCACGGCCCTCAACGCCGACCCCGAGGTGATGAGGTACTTCCCCTCGACCCGCACCCGTGCCGAGAGCGACGCCCTGGTCGACCGGCTCGACGCCGCGATCGAGGCGGACGGCTTCGGGCTGTGGGCCGTCGAGCGTCGCGACTCGGGTGCGTTCGTCGGCTTCGTCGGGCTGTCCCGTCCCTCGTTCGACCCCGCGCTCGTGGGGCAGGTCGAGATCGGGTGGCGACTCGCCCGCGAGGCCTGGGGTCAGGGCGTCGCCACCGAGGCCGCCCGGGAGGTCGTCCGGTTCGCGTTCGACCCGGCCGGCGCCGACCTGCCCGCCCTGGTCAGCTTCACGACGGCGACCAACGAACCGTCCCGCCGCGTGATGCGCCGCCTCGGCATGACGCACGACCCCGCCGACGACTTCGAGCACCCCGCCCTCCCGCCGGGCCACGCTCTCCGACCGCACGTGCTGTACCGCCTGAGCCGCGCCTCCTGA